From Tiliqua scincoides isolate rTilSci1 chromosome 2, rTilSci1.hap2, whole genome shotgun sequence, the proteins below share one genomic window:
- the BRK1 gene encoding protein BRICK1, with product MSVQEDPVQREIHQDWANREYIEVITSSIKKIADFLNSFDMSCRSRLATLNEKLTALERRIEYIEARVTKGETLT from the exons ATGTCGGTGCAGGAGGACCCGGTGCAGCGCGAGATCCACCAGGACTGGGCCAACCGCGAGTACATCGAGGTGATCACCAGCTCCATCAAGAAGATCGCCGACTTCCTCAACTCCTTCG ACATGTCCTGCCGCTCCCGCCTGGCCACGCTCAACGAGAAGCTGACGGCGCTGGAGAGGAGGATCGAGTACATCGAGGCCCGG GTAACAAAAGGCGAAACACTGACATAG